From the genome of Alkalimarinus coralli:
CTATCATTGAGCTGCCTAATTAACCGATCAATATCTTCAATGGTGACACATGGGCGAGCAACATCATGAACCAGTACCCAGTCATCAGGCTCCGCTTTGCCCAAAATAGCGTAAAGCCCATTTAAGACAGTATCGACTCTTTCCCGTCCACCATCATAACGAATAATGCGATCGTTGCGGCTGACTGGCAATGCGTCCCAATAACAATCTTCAGGAGACAACCCAACCAGCAGTGTATCGAATTGCTTACAGGTAAGGAGCTTGTTCAAGGTATGTTCGATAACGGTTTTACCTGCCAAAGGCAGATATTGCTTAGGCCGATCAGCCATCATACGGCTACCAACGCCCGCAGCAGGAACAATAACCCAATACTTACGTTTGGGAGCGCTATCGAGAAGGTCGGTCATAGTCAGGAAAGTCGGTCATAGTCAGGAAAATTGGTCATAGCAGGGATTAGTGTATTTGGCTTAGCAATGCGGTGTGAAGCATCAGCTAATGAGTTAACGAATACGTTTTTACAAACTCATTTGTTGTCGATTAACAGGTAAAAGGTTTCACTCTTATGAATCATTCCCAGATGATTTCTTGCACGCTCTTCAATGGCTTCATTGCCCGACTTGAGATCCAGCACTTCGGCATCAAGAAGTGCATTCCTATCAGCTAAGACTTGATTACTGGCAATTTGCTCATCAATCTGCTTCTGCAATGCCCATACTTGTGCATAGCTCCCCTCTCCAACCCAAAGGCGGATCTGAAGTGCGACGATGAACACAGTCATTAAGAGCCAAAGCCATTTCATAGTTGATGCGTTAACAATATTTATTATTAGAGACCTTTGCACGACTACTGCGCTTACAAATACAGCGTTAAAAAATGACTCTAAATGCTCATATATTACATATATACTGCGCTTTTTCGTCATTTTTTGCCTTGTCTTTGCTTCGCTCATAACATCGTGCAAAGGTCTCTATTAGTTTATATTTCTAGCTTAAGCATACGCCCGAAACAGAGCATCTAACAGCATTATAAACCAAGAAAGGGCAGATATTACTCTGCCCTTTCAAGTGTAGATACAACAATACGCTGCTTATTGCCTAACCTTTCCGTTAATTTCAGTCAGCCCGTTATATGGCGCATTACTACCTAGCTGCTCTTCAATTCTCAGTAGTCGGTTGTACTTGGCAACACGATCTGATCGGCAAAGCGAGCCGGTCTTGATTTGGCCTGCACAGGTTCCTACAGCCAAGTCAGCAATAGTAGTGTCTTCTGTTTCCCCCGAGCGGTGAGAAATAACTGCGGTATATCCTGCATCTTTCGCCATCTTAATCGCATCAAGAGTTTCAGATAAACTGCCAATCTGGTTGAACTTAATGAGAATGGAGTTTGCAATATTTTTGTCGATACCTTCTTTTAGAATACGGGTATTGGTAACGAACAGATCATCACCAACAAGCTGAATAAACTCACCAGACTTTTTAGTTGCATATGCCCAGCCATCCCAGTCGCTTTCATCCAAGCCATCTTCAATTGAAACAATCGGGTATTTTTTAGTGAGGTCATCAAGGTAGTCAGAGAAACCTTCCGAGTCGAAGACTTTCCCTTCACCAGACAGATTATACTGGCCATTTTCGTAGAACTCGGAGGCTGCACAATCAAGTGCCAAAGTAATATCCTGACCTAATTCATAACCCGTTTCTGCAATGGCATCTTTGATAACAGCCAGTGCAGCTTCGTTCGATTCAAGGTTAGGTGCAAATCCACCTTCATCACCTACCGCTGTGTTGAGGCCTTTGCTCTTCAGAACCTTCTTAAGCGAGTGAAAAATTTCTGCCCCGGCACGCAATGCTTCTGCAAACGTTGGAGCAGCCACTGGCTGTACCATAAACTCTTGAATATCAACATTATTATCGGCGTGCTCACCGCCATTGAGGATATTCATCATCGGAACTGGCATAGAGTACTGTCCAGATGTGCCATTGATATCGGCGATATGAGCATAAAGCTCTACACCCTTGGCCTGTGCAGCCGCTTTTGCCGCAGCCAAAGAAACAGCAAGAATAGCGTTCGCACCAAGGGTTGCTTTGTTGTCTGTTCCGTCCAGTTCTAACATTTTATTGTCGAGCGCACGCTGGTCAACAGCATCCATTCCTAGCAGAGCATCACGGATAGTCGTATTGATGCCTTCAACCGCTTTTAGCACGCCTTTGCCAAGGTAACGAGACTTATCGCCGTCTCTTAATTCCAGTGCTTCACGGGAACCGGTTGATGCGCCAGAAGGTGCGCATGCAGTCGCCACTATTCCGCCTTCAAGAAACACATCAGCTTCTACAGTCGGGTTACCACGGGAATCCAGAACTTCACGTCCTTTGATATCAACGATTTTTGCCATTACTCTGTATCTCCAATTACGACACAATTACTATTTAAAAAATCTTCTTTCTGTCATTCCCAGCGATCTTTGTCATTCCCGCAAACAAGGTTAACTGCTCTGCAAGAGGAGCCCCTGGTGTGAATGGGAATTCAATCACTCAAAACCCAAAAACAATGGATCCCCGCGTTCGCGAGGATGACGTGCGTAGTATTCGCCTATTAAAATCCTTCGACTCTAACCTACTCAGTATCTAGTGGTTCAAAGCCTTTAACCAAGTCGTCAATTGCTTTGACCTGCTTGAGAAACGGCTCCAGTTTATCTAACCGGAGTGCGCTTGGGCCATCACATTTAGCATTATCAGGGTCTGGGTGTGCTTCGAGGAAAAGCCCGGCCAAGCCTGACGCCATACCCGCGCGAGCTAACTCAGCCACCTGCCCACGACGGCCACCAGACGCGGCACCCGATGGGTCTCGACACTGGAGTGCATGAGTCACATCAAAAATAAGTGGCAACCCGCCGGTGCACTGTTTCATGGTTCTGAAGCCAAGCATATCCACGACGAGATTATCATAACCAAAGCTGCTACCACGCTCACACAAGATCAGCTTGTCGTTACCCGCTTCTTTGAACTTCTCAACAATATTCCCCATCTGTGATGGGCTCAAGAATTGCGGTTTTTTAATATTTATGACCGCGCCTGTTTTAGCCATGGCCGTAACCAGATCCGTTTGGCGCGCAAGAAAAGCCGGTAGTTGAATAACATCACATACTTCCGCGACGGGTTCAGCTTGGTAAACCTCATGTACATCAGTAATAACCGGAACATTGAAGGTCGCTTTAACCTCTTCAAATATCTTGAGGCCCTCTTCCATTCCTGGCCCGCGATATGAGTGAATAGAAGAGCGATTTGCCTTATCGAATGACGCCTTGAAAACGTAGGGAATGCCAAGCTTCCGAGTCACTTCCACATATTGCTCTGCAATCTGCATCGCCAGGTCACGAGACTCCAATACATTCATTCCACCGAACAAAACAAACGGGCGATCATTAGCAACCGAAATATCCTGAACACTGATTACCTTAGACATATCTAACGTCCCTATTGCTTATCAAAGTTTTTTGTTGTCGAAGGCTGCCCGAACGAACCCTTCAAACAACCCGTGGCCATCGCGAGGGTTTGAAGTAAACTCAGGATGGAATTGGCAGGCCACAAACCAAGGGTGGTCAGGCGCTTCTACGATTTCAACCAGAGCACCATCCATAGAGCGGCCGGAAACAACCAGACCGGCTTCACTTAGCTTGGGCAACAAGTTGTTGTTAACTTCAAAACGGTGACGATGACGTTCAACAATGACGGGTTTACCATAGCTGTCAAACGCTTTGGTTCCTTGTTCCAGTCGGCACTCCTGACCGCCTAGACGCATCGTGCCACCCAGATCAGAGTCTTCATCACGGGTTTCTACTGTACCGCTGGCATCTTTCCACTCGGTAATCAGACCGACAACAGGGTATGGAGAGGTCTGTGTAAACTCGGTACTGTGTGCTCCATCCATGCCAGCCACATTACGCGCAAACTCGATAACAGCGACCTGCATCCCCAGGCAAATACCCAGATAAGGTACTTTATTCTCACGGGCATACTGTACTGTCTTAATTTTACCTTCAACGCCTCGCTCACCAAACCCACCGGGAACAAGAATGGCGTCAACACTATCCAGAACACCGGTTCCGTCTCGCTCTATATCTTCAGAGTCGATATACAGTGTTTTTATCTTGGTGCGGTTATGGATGCCCGCATGCTTAAGCGCTTCAATCAGCGACTTATATGCATCCAGCAACTCCATGTACTTTCCAACCATTGCAATGGTGACTTCTTTTGTCGGGCTGGCTTCTGCTTCAACCACTGCATCCCACTCTGAAAGGTCAGCAGGTTTCGCATCCAGATTAAAACGGTCAACAATAATATCGTCCAGGCCAGCCTGATGGAGCATGGAAGGAATCTTGTAAATGCTGTCAGCATCTTCCAAACCAATAACCGCACGTTCTTCAACATTGGTGAAAAGCGCTATTTTACGACGAGAAGAAGCGTCAATTTCATGGTCAGAACGACACACCAGTATATCCGGCTGTAAACCAATAGAGCGCATCTCTTTAACTGAGTGTTGGGTCGGCTTGGTTTTGGTCTCACCCGCAGTGGCGATATAAGGAACCAGCGT
Proteins encoded in this window:
- the ispD gene encoding 2-C-methyl-D-erythritol 4-phosphate cytidylyltransferase gives rise to the protein MTDLLDSAPKRKYWVIVPAAGVGSRMMADRPKQYLPLAGKTVIEHTLNKLLTCKQFDTLLVGLSPEDCYWDALPVSRNDRIIRYDGGRERVDTVLNGLYAILGKAEPDDWVLVHDVARPCVTIEDIDRLIRQLNDSETGGILGVPVADTVKRVERGCIVDTVDRSCLWRAYTPQMFRYQTLLNALEKGLKEGLQITDEASAIEALGVAPEMVLGSAENIKITQPGDLELAEIYLSRENKTDNK
- the ftsB gene encoding cell division protein FtsB, which encodes MKWLWLLMTVFIVALQIRLWVGEGSYAQVWALQKQIDEQIASNQVLADRNALLDAEVLDLKSGNEAIEERARNHLGMIHKSETFYLLIDNK
- the eno gene encoding phosphopyruvate hydratase, encoding MAKIVDIKGREVLDSRGNPTVEADVFLEGGIVATACAPSGASTGSREALELRDGDKSRYLGKGVLKAVEGINTTIRDALLGMDAVDQRALDNKMLELDGTDNKATLGANAILAVSLAAAKAAAQAKGVELYAHIADINGTSGQYSMPVPMMNILNGGEHADNNVDIQEFMVQPVAAPTFAEALRAGAEIFHSLKKVLKSKGLNTAVGDEGGFAPNLESNEAALAVIKDAIAETGYELGQDITLALDCAASEFYENGQYNLSGEGKVFDSEGFSDYLDDLTKKYPIVSIEDGLDESDWDGWAYATKKSGEFIQLVGDDLFVTNTRILKEGIDKNIANSILIKFNQIGSLSETLDAIKMAKDAGYTAVISHRSGETEDTTIADLAVGTCAGQIKTGSLCRSDRVAKYNRLLRIEEQLGSNAPYNGLTEINGKVRQ
- the kdsA gene encoding 3-deoxy-8-phosphooctulonate synthase encodes the protein MSKVISVQDISVANDRPFVLFGGMNVLESRDLAMQIAEQYVEVTRKLGIPYVFKASFDKANRSSIHSYRGPGMEEGLKIFEEVKATFNVPVITDVHEVYQAEPVAEVCDVIQLPAFLARQTDLVTAMAKTGAVINIKKPQFLSPSQMGNIVEKFKEAGNDKLILCERGSSFGYDNLVVDMLGFRTMKQCTGGLPLIFDVTHALQCRDPSGAASGGRRGQVAELARAGMASGLAGLFLEAHPDPDNAKCDGPSALRLDKLEPFLKQVKAIDDLVKGFEPLDTE
- a CDS encoding CTP synthase translates to MTRYIFVTGGVVSSLGKGIASASLAAILESRGLKVTILKLDPYINVDPGTMSPFQHGEVFVTDDGAETDLDLGHYERYIRRTMTKRNNFTSGRVYEDVIRKERRGDYLGGTVQVIPHITDEIKRRVVEGAGDVDVALVEIGGTVGDIESQPFLEAIRQLRVEVGSSRSLFMHLTLVPYIATAGETKTKPTQHSVKEMRSIGLQPDILVCRSDHEIDASSRRKIALFTNVEERAVIGLEDADSIYKIPSMLHQAGLDDIIVDRFNLDAKPADLSEWDAVVEAEASPTKEVTIAMVGKYMELLDAYKSLIEALKHAGIHNRTKIKTLYIDSEDIERDGTGVLDSVDAILVPGGFGERGVEGKIKTVQYARENKVPYLGICLGMQVAVIEFARNVAGMDGAHSTEFTQTSPYPVVGLITEWKDASGTVETRDEDSDLGGTMRLGGQECRLEQGTKAFDSYGKPVIVERHRHRFEVNNNLLPKLSEAGLVVSGRSMDGALVEIVEAPDHPWFVACQFHPEFTSNPRDGHGLFEGFVRAAFDNKKL